A window from Corvus cornix cornix isolate S_Up_H32 chromosome 8, ASM73873v5, whole genome shotgun sequence encodes these proteins:
- the LOC109145962 gene encoding uncharacterized protein LOC109145962, with product MTPVGCTVTGTPKQLLLSQSCSDAEDEGGGAYRTQGAQCNGKRSLPWCCLRGAVAAAGPGGRGRPPAPGARPAPAVVRIVTVQTKPYGDQKPGSIGLRKRVTVFQSNANYSENFIQSTLATVPPAERRDATLVVGGDGRFCMKDGIQLIARIAAATGVSSGRSAAPGCPPRPPAAGPRSGGGNRWRSAGPRRGRNAAGTDELTGLAGDSSRCRSLST from the exons ATGACACCAGTAGGCTGCACTGTCACAGGGACAccaaaacagctgctgctttcccagtcTTGCTCGGATGCTGAGGATGAAGGAGGTGGTGCCTATCGCACCCAGGGAGCCCAGTGCAACGGGAAGAGAAGcctgccctggtgctgcctgcGGG gggcggtggcggcggcggggccgggcggccgcGGTCGCCCCCCGGCTCCCGGAGCTCGCCCGGCGCCGGCCGTGGTGCGGATCGTGACCGTGCAGACGAAGCCCTACGGCGACCAGAAGCCGGGTAGCATTGGGCTGCGCAAGCGGGTGACGGTGTTCCAGAGCAATGCCAACTACAGCGAGAACTTCATCCAGAGCACGCTGGCCACCGTGCCGCCCGCCGAGCGCCGGGACGCCACGCTCGTGGTGGGGGGCGACGGCCGCTTCTGCATGAAGGACGGCATCCAGCTCATCGCCCGCATCGCCGCCGCCACCGGGGTGAGCAGCGGGCGCTCCGCGGCTCCGGGATGCCCTCCCCGGCcgccggcagcggggccgcgcAGCGGCGGCGGAAATCGCTGGCGCTCGGCGGGTCCGCGGCGGGGAAGGAACGCGGCAGGGACAGATGAGCTGACGGGGCTGGCGGGGGACAGCTCGCGGTGCAG GTCTCTCAGCACATGA
- the TMEM125 gene encoding transmembrane protein 125 gives MPELAELSSPRTPADVDHIQRNILEEHVELWWFQDPKKSILCYGMAVVLILACGIGGIILLYSTSSRSGEWRLAVGTTLCLLALLVLLKQLLSSAIQDMNCIRSRDQIELLKSGGFSDCLVLLLSALVLLVCGVVLTILSTTTMQLSPARPLASMFTSGVILLTAGSAILLCLLLYLLCTSCRRAAPRSLETGEIRIFTISGRLAGNRRLPPTSSMANLI, from the coding sequence atgccagagctggcagagctgagcagccccCGCACCCCTGCAGATGTGGACCATATCCAGAGGAATATCTTGGAAGAGCATGTGGAGCTCTGGTGGTTCCAGGATCCCAAAAAGTCCATCCTGTGCTATGGCATGGCCGTGGTGCTGATCCTGGCCTGCGGGATTGGGGGCATCATCCTGCTGTACAGCACTAGCAGCCGGTCTGGAGAGTGGCGGCTCGCCGTGGGCACCACACtctgcctcctggccctgctcgtgctgctgaagcagctgctgagctctgcaatCCAGGACATGAACTGCATCCGCAGCCGGGATCAGATCGAGCTCCTGAAGAGTGGGGGCTTCTCGGactgcctggtgctgctgctgagcgccctggtgctgctggtctGCGGGGTGGTGCTCACCATCCTCTCCACCACCACCATGCAGCTCAGCCCCGCACGGCCGCTGGCCAGCATGTTCACCAGCGGGGTTATCCTCCTGactgctggcagtgccatcctcctctgcctgctgctatACCTGCTGTGCACCTCCTGCCGCCGGGCTGCCCCTCGGAGCCTGGAGACCGGAGAGATCCGCATCTTCACCATCTCCGGCCGCCTCGCTGGGAACAGGCGGCTTCCTCCCACTTCCAGCATGGCCAACCTGATCTGA